The following nucleotide sequence is from Zea mays cultivar B73 chromosome 1, Zm-B73-REFERENCE-NAM-5.0, whole genome shotgun sequence.
TACACAGAGTTATAAAATAAGATAAAATTGAAATATTACATTGTAGATTCAGTCAGATTCATAGTCATCCTTAATCACTTTCGTCCTGGTAATTAACATGGCAAGTTGTCGCCCTCCTAATTCTTGCAATCACCGCGTGTGCTGCTGACTCCTGCACCGCCATAGTGCACCCAGATTGCTGTGTATCATCCCCCTCACTCTGTGCCTCATCTTGATTCCCATCTAGTCCTTTTTTTATTGTTGGGCGACCTCTTTTTCTTGGAGTCCAACCTACAGTTTTTGCACTTCTCTTTTTGTCCTTGTTCTCGGCCGCTCTGCTTCTGTTTGGGTTCTGAGGGCATGTTGTGCTATAGTGCCCCCTAACATGGCAGGTTTGGCACTCTCTTATGCCCTGACCACCACTATATGTGCTGTATGGATTAGCAGGTTCCACACTATTTTTAGCACATTTAGCCCCACTGGCAGACTTCCTACCCTTCGTGCGCGACACTGGCGGTTCAGTCAATCTTAGATCAGTGAGGCAGTTTGCAGAATCTGGATTCAGGCCCGATTCCGGTGGTGGTGTaggtccagttggcatcacaacagGTTCTATATTGTTGTCAGAACTTTGTTGTGTTGGTGCAATGGGACCAATATTCCGCCGTCCTTCTGCATCTTGCTGCAACTCAGTATTTGTTGTTTCGTCCGGACCAATCGGACCAATCTCCGCTGTTCGTAGAAGCTCAATCCCAGGAGTTATCATGTCGATGTGCCTGATAGTTTCAGTGTATGCTCTATCAGATTTGCTTCCCGCTCTTCCCAGTCGCATTAACTTTGGCAGCAGCTTCGACAACCTTGACTGCTCTGTCTCATTTTGACCACCAACACTCACATCGTGCCGGTCCCACGGAACCACAGATCTTGCATTACGTGTATATCGCTTCAGAATGTACTTTTCAGGTATGTTTTGGACTTGGAGGTGGGTGAATGCCTTTATTATGTGCATGCAGAACAGACCTGCATTTTTTTGTTGCAATTTGGATGTAAATATGCAGGAACATCAATGTTTAATTTTGTTAATGTAACGAGGTTGCAATTCATCTCACCTGTATGCTCCCACTGCATGCATTCGCATTTATACACGCCTGCTGCTTTGTCAGCCACCACTTTGAATGCGTGTTGTGCCCAGCAAAATGTCCCATCGCCTTTCTCATGTTTCACCAAGTAACCGCATTCCACTCCCGGATCAGGCTCTATCACAAAAGCTGTGCTGTTAATATATTCCCTCTTGTATTCATTGTACACAGCCCTGGTGTACACCCTGCTGAGTTGCTCATCAAATCTTGATTTGCAGGCTCTGACAACTTCAGTCTGCATCaataccagcagttgcaatcacatcAGACAGAAGTTGCAATTACATGAGACAGCAGTtgtaatcattgtttgtttaaccaatttttgggcatagttatatagaagttgcaatcacaccagaccatcagttgcaattacaccagacaacagttgtaatcattgtttgtttaacaaaattccccagagttattcagtgcttgcatccacaccacaccagcagttgcaattataaCACAACAgtagttgcaatcattttgtttacattttttaacagatatttgggtagaattatacagtagttgcaatcacaccacaccagcagttggaATCATTTATGTTTAACAGTTTTTTTACAATCAGACCAAAAAATTCAGgggtgtgggcaaatacctgtgaGTAGTGTGATTCCCCAGCATCCATGTGGTCTGTGTGCTGAATTGAGTCAAGCACCCTCTTTGCAAATATATGCAGGCTTGTCACATTGTTAACATAACCATCTTTCAAAACCCTGTTTTGGCTCTCAGATCTTTGGGTGGAAGTCATTCGCCCACAGTACATGCCTTTGAAATATGTTGCTATCCATCTCTTCCTTTTTTGCCACAATGCAACAATTGCAGGGTGTTCTCTTATGCCACATTCATCCACCAGTTTATTCCACTCCACCTCAAATTGTGTGGGTCCTAGAGGATAGTTTATCAGGGACTGCAGTTTCTCCTTTAGATTATTATCATTGTGCAATTTGTACAGCTCCTCGAGTTCGTAATCCCATGTTCTGGTTATGTGCCATCGGCAATTTCGGTGTTGTGTCTTGTTAAACACaatccttattgcttccttcatCGCTGCATCTTCATCTGTTTGTCAAAAATAAAAATCAGCAAAAAAACCCCAATAGGTTTGCAATCAAGCAGTTTAAAATATTGCAATCATCTTCAAAGATACAGTTGCAACAACACAGCAGTAATTATGTGACAAGCATTTTTTTGTAGCCAAAGCATACCTGTAAGAATCACAAAAGGTTGCTGACCACCCATGCAACTTTTAAAGGTCTCAAAAAGCCATCTGAATGTGTCTATTGTTTCATCCCGAAGAAGTGCTTGGCCAAAGGACACATTTTTCAAATTATTGCTGCAACCCACAAACATGGCCAACGGTATATGCTTGTTGTTAGTCTTGTGTGTTGTGTCAAATGTGACTACATCCCCAAAATCCTTGTATTCTGCACGCTGACTTGCATGACACCAAAAAATGCTCCGAAGCACATTTGTTTTTGGTTCAAAATCCACATCCCAGTAAAAGTATTCATTGTGTTCTTTGCACTCCCTGAAAAATTGGAACAGTTTATCCATGTCACCATCCCTCTCCTCCCTTGCTTGCTCAGCTTTCCTGTACCATAAAAGAAAAAACAAATGAAGATGCTGTTGTCAATATATCGCACAAAGATATGATGTCAGTTTTTTTTATGACCTACTTGTTATGGACATCTTTCTCTGTGAACGGCCAGTTTTGACGGCCTCCAAATAATTCTGACATTACATTCATTGCTGCCTGTGTTGGCACACCACTCTTTGACATGATTGCAAACAGGTCATCCAACGCTGCCTCCCTCTGCTTATGAGAATGCATATATCTCACCATCCTTGGTGAGGGTTCAAGTTTGTGATTGTGTGCTTCCTGAACATGATGAAAATACCAAATATTGCGCTTCTTGTCCTCCTTCACCTTCACATAAGCAGGGCAACCAATTCTCATCGATGTCTTATTTGTCATAGGCTCCTCATTCTCTTGACCTGGCTTCAGAAACCCCTCTCGGTTGCAAACCCAGTGTGTGGTTTCTTTACTAGTCCTTTTTGTCCTGACACTAAAACCAGCCAACTTTGCATAGTCAAGGTAAAAGAGGTAGGCTTCTTCTTTTGTATCAAATGTTTGCTGCACCCTGGGGACAAACACATCAAGTATGTTTGCATCCTGCAGGACAACACGCAATCATGAGttttgcaattagaggatacacatagttgcaatcaacaagcaaacaACGTTGCAACTGGAACACAAACACACCATGCAAATGTAATCagtgagtaaaaacagagactcaagtttgcaattagaggatacacctagttgcaatcaacaagcaacaaacgttgcaactggagcacaaacaatgattacaactgtaatcaatgagtaaaaacagagactcaagtttgcaattagagtatacacctagttgcaatcaacaagcaaacaACGTTGCAACTGGAACACAAATACACCATGCAACTGTAATcaatgagtaaaaacagagactcaagtttgcaattagagtatacacatagttgcaatcaacaagcaaacCACGTTGCAACTGGAACACAAACACCCCATGCAACTGTAATcaatgagtaaaaacagagactcaagtttgcaacaAACGATGCAACAGAAAATCAACAAACCACGCACGGTGGAGCAACAATTTTTGACTGTTTTTTTTCTTACCGGATGGAACAGCTGGGCTGCATCCGGAGTGATCAGCGATCCAGGTGGAATTGAAGGCGGTGGCGTCAGCAACGTTTTGTGATGCAAGAGATCACCTGATCCGCCGCTTACACCCGCTCCCGTTGTCGCAATCGGAGACGGCAATATCGGATCAGCACCTCCAGCCACAACAATCGCCAAGGAATTAGGGGAGGAGCATCGAGGCGATTCAAGGTGCGGCAGCGACGGTGGGGCCATGGATCTAGGGTTAGAGGATCGGAGGAAGGaggagacggcggcggcgcggtgaCAGGGATGCGATCGGTGGCTGCGGGGTATAGGGTGGCGCGTGGTCAGGGAGGCGCGCGGCGGTGGCGGGGGGCAGGGAGGCGCGGGAAGGCCGAGGGCGCGATGAGGCTTGATGGGGTCGTATTTATATATTacgcctgggtgcattcaatatagagaatgcacccaggtgcattttagtgctgtcgtatatatatatatatatatatatatatatatatatatatatatatatatatataagaaattTTGGGCCCCTTCCGAGTACGGGCCCTGGTGGTCGCCCCTCTAGCCTAGGCTCAGAGCCGGGCCTGACTCAAATAGAATGAACTGATGTTGAACAAACATTATAATATCGcacaaattatttctaaagaATCAATATAGAATTTTGAATGATAGGCCTCTGTACTAATAATCATCACGTAAAAGCTGAGGTCATACGTAACTAACCCAATCCATAATTGCAAAAGCCTTTGGCAATGTAGTCATGTAGAAGAGCGTGGGCATTCATATACAGGTACCAAATGATTTTGTTCCAGAACAACGACAGGCAAGCATAAATGGAAGCAGTTAAGAACGTACCTTCTAGATGAAAAATAGCCTTTGATCCAAGGCGTATCTTGTGCTCCTGCAAACATAAGGTCTTACAAGTTAGAACTATGCGATTGCAAGAATAGCACCACGTTAAATGAGCTTAAATATGCCATGCACCTGTGGTTTCTGTTATTTGACCATCCAGGGTGTAATGAACTAAACTAACAGTGAAATATTGTTTTAGATTGTTCACTCACGTAGTGTGCGGCCCAGCGACAGATTTCGTGTTTCAGGTTAGCATCTAACTTCCTCAATAAGTCTGCAACAACTTCTGCAGTAGTCAATGGAGAGAGTTAAAGCTACGGTGTAGCCTTCCTTGGTGGCTATTTGACCCTAAGCTCAAATGAAGCTTTTCTTGCCTATATCTATTGTGTATTTCCAATGATTATTTTAACACAGTCATGGTCAGTTGGGCCATCCTTCTTTTTATCATTGTATTACCTACATTCTCATTGCCTGTTCTTGCTGCAGAAATTTGTCGATGACAGTACTTCTAGTAAAAGGCAGAAGAAAGCGCTCCAGTATGATACTGATGAGGATGAATCCATGAAGTCTGACAGTGAGGAAAACAGAGATGAAGATTCAGATGAAGCTGCTGACAAACAAGAAGGTGACTATCTAGGAAAGAAAAGGCAGGGAAGAAGTTATCAGAGGTAAAAGAATCTTCAGGTAAAAAGAAGTCAAACACAGTGAGTGGCCACAAATCAGGTCCTCCAAAGAAAATTATCAAAAGTCCGGTAAAAAAAGTATCATCCAAGATTCACGAGGAAAAAGAAAGCCCCAATGATAGTGCCAAGGTTTTTTCGAGAAAGAAGAAACCCACAGCAGAAAAGGAGATCAAAGAGAAAAAGTCGTCAGGTAAAGCAGTGACCCTAATAAGTATCTCAAAATGCCCCCTTTTTGTCGGTGTTTGGAAATTTCCAGTTCAGTTCACATTTACTCACTGTGGTTCATCATTTCTCGAAATCATCCTTGTCTCTTATTCTGGTGGATATTTTTGCTAATCTTTTTTAGTTGTAGACCATCATGTGGTAATTGCATTGCACTACATATGATTATTGTTCTGCGTGTGTCATGGTCACAGAAATATCTCACTTTAATATAAATCATCAAGACATAGATACTTTTCTGTAAAAAAAGGCACATAGGTAGTATATTAGTTTGCCTAAAAGTGGAGATATTGTATGTTATGTAGGCAAAAAGGTGACAAAAGGTAAAGGAGAATCAGCTGAAGCAGTTCTTCCCAGCAAGGACGATCTGAGGAAGATTACTAAAATCCTCAAGAAAGTTGACTTCAACACGGTGAGTTACAACTTTTAATGTAGCGTACAGAAAATGGTATCACTAACAATGAAGTAACTCAAGGAAACTATAGACCAAAAAGGGGACCTCAACCTAGTTCAGTTGGTTGAGGGTGTGAATATACCCAAACCACCCAAGTTCAAGTCCTCATCGTCTCAGATTACTGTTGCACTTTGCAAGTCTGAAAAAACAGTATC
It contains:
- the LOC103649349 gene encoding protein FAR1-RELATED SEQUENCE 5-like, with protein sequence MTNKTSMRIGCPAYVKVKEDKKRNIWYFHHVQEAHNHKLEPSPRMVRYMHSHKQREAALDDLFAIMSKSGVPTQAAMNVMSELFGGRQNWPFTEKDVHNKKAEQAREERDGDMDKLFQFFRECKEHNEYFYWDVDFEPKTNVLRSIFWCHASQRAEYKDFGDVVTFDTTHKTNNKHIPLAMFVGCSNNLKNVSFGQALLRDETIDTFRWLFETFKSCMGGQQPFVILTDEDAAMKEAIRIVFNKTQHRNCRWHITRTWDYELEELYKLHNDNNLKEKLQSLINYPLGPTQFEVEWNKLVDECGIREHPAIVALWQKRKRWIATYFKGMYCGRMTSTQRSESQNRVLKDGYVNNVTSLHIFAKRVLDSIQHTDHMDAGESHYSQTEVVRACKSRFDEQLSRVYTRAVYNEYKREYINSTAFVIEPDPGVECGYLVKHEKGDGTFCWAQHAFKVVADKAAGVYKCECMQWEHTGLFCMHIIKAFTHLQVQNIPEKYILKRYTRNARSVVPWDRHDVSVGGQNETEQSRLSKLLPKLMRLGRAGSKSDRAYTETIRHIDMITPGIELLRTAEIGPIGPDETTNTELQQDAEGRRNIGPIAPTQQSSDNNIEPVVMPTGPTPPPESGLNPDSANCLTDLRLTEPPVSRTKGRKSASGAKCAKNSVEPANPYSTYSGGQGIRECQTCHVRGHYSTTCPQNPNRSRAAENKDKKRSAKTVGWTPRKRGRPTIKKGLDGNQDEAQSEGDDTQQSGCTMAVQESAAHAVIARIRRATTCHVNYQDESD